The Desulfosalsimonas propionicica DNA window AGAAGTGGCCACCCGCAGGAACCCCGGGTGATAGTAGTCACAGTCCAGCTCCCGGGAGCCAATCAGTTCCCGGGTGGTGTCCACGGCGCGCTCCATATAAAGATGCGCTTCCCTGGCCGCAGACCTGCCGAACCGCAGTCTGGCTATACCCATGGTCAGGCCGAAAGGGGTCATGTTAAACCCGCCGTTTCTGCCGCTGGCTCCGTAGCCAATGATTTGCGCTTCCAGAAGCGCTATCCTTGACAGCATGTTTTTTGCCAGGTTACGGACATCTTTTTCCCTTGTCGACTTTTGCTGTCCGGGCAAGATTCCGGGAGGGATGCGGTGGACCCCAAAAACTGGACCATGTTATAAGCTCTGAACTAACCCCGACAGAAAGGAGTTAATGATGAGCAAGAAGCGGAAGCAATACAGTTCACAATTCAAGGCCAAAGTCGCACTTGAAGCGGTCCAGAATGAGTCCACCGTTGCTGAAATCGCCCAGAAATACGGGGTTCACCCGACAATGGTGAACAACTGGAAGCGCGCCCTGCTTGACGGCGCCTCCAATATTTTCGATAAAGGACAAAAATCCCAACAACAAAACGATGCCAAAGTTGACGAACTTTACCGTCAAATCGGTCAGTTAAAGGTCGAGCGGGATTTTTTGTCCAAGAAGTTCGGTCTATGACCCGCAAAGAGCGCATGGAAATGATCAAATCCAATAGTCGTCAAATCAGTGTTCGGCGACAGTGCGAGTTGCTCGATGTCAATCGCTCAAGCGCCTATTATCGACCTGAGCCGGTTAAGGCCGAGGACTTGAAGTTGATGGAACTCATTGATAAACAATACCTGCAAACGCCGACATTCGGCAGCCGATCCATGCGCGACCATCTGCAGCGAAAAGGCCATGATATCAACAGAAAGCGGGTGCAGCGTTTGATGCGAACAATGGGATTGGAAGCCATCTATCCCAGGCCCAAAACCAGCAAGCCGCATCCAAAACACAAAATTTATCCGTATCTGCTCAAGGGGATGAATATCGACCGTCCCGATAAAGTCTGGGCGGCAGATATCACATACGTTCCCATGAAGCGCAGTTACATGTATCTGGTGGTCATTATGGACTGGTACAGCCGGAGAGTCCTTTCCTGGCGCTTATCCAATACCCTGGATACCAGCTTTTGTGTTGCGGCCCTGGAAGAGGCGATCATCCGATATGGGTGCCCGGATATATTTAACACGGACCAGGGCAGCCAATTTACTGCCCGGAAATTTCTTGAAGTGCTGGAATCAAACAATGTCCAGATCAGCATGGATGGCCGAGGCCGGGCATTTGACAACATTTTCGTGGAACGCCTGTGGTGGACGGTGAAATACCACTACATTTATCTTCGCGAATTTGAGACCGGCAATGAATTAAAACAAGGCCTTGGCAACTGGTTTGCATTTTACAACCAGGAAAGGTCGCATCAGTCGCTAAACAGAAAAACACCGGACGAAGTATATTTCAAAGAACAAATAAAACAAAAGGCGGCTTGAAAACCGTTGTCGCCCCACCCCTCGTGGCTAACTTCAGTCACCCTACGGGTTCCTTTCGTTAGCCACGAGGGGTGGGGGCATCAGGGCATAAAGACTTAAACAACTCAGAGCTTATTCCGAGCGGTAATTGGTCCCAACAAATGGGTCCACCTCAGGATAAAACCTGGAACAGGGTGCCGTCAAAAGCTATCAGATCTTTTTCAATAAGGCTGTCCTTGGCTTTAACGTATTGATCTATCCTTAGTTCCAGCATGGTGCAGATCCTGTCATAGCTGTAAAAGGAAAGGCCATTGCGATCCGATACGAGCACCAGAAAAAAATACAGGAGCAGTTCGTTGTGGCCCAGCGCGGTTAAAAACCCATCGGTAAGAAAACGATGCAGAATAAAAGCAAACCCATCGCGTTGACAGCTTGGGTGGTCACAGGTTTTCTGCCGGTCTTTAACCGGGGCATTTGGCAAGAACCCGCGTTTGCAGATACGGCAGGGGCGCTTGGGTGAAGGTGTCCTGGCCATCGTTTTCTCCTTTCGTTATGAGAAAACGATTCTATAAAATCCCTTTATGCCAGGGAACGAAAAAGCTTTAATCGGGAATTAAAAGAACAATATGGAAATCTTTAAATTTTCGGGAATCATATGGACGGAATTAAACTCAAAACATAATCCAACTGACGACATAACTTGCCAGCATCGGTAATATTCCAGGGCCTTCCGGAAATTCCACCTTGAATCTGGTAGTCCTCTCTGGCCCGGGATTCGCATTGCTGTCGGGGAAGAGCCGGATGTTGAAGCTTTAAGTCTGATTGAACCAGTCTGAAGAAAGATTAAACGGTTACAAATTTTCTTGTTTTTCTAAGAAGTTGACAATTCATCCCTTCCTTTGTACAACTCATCTCAAAAAAACTAGACATAAGAACTTGATTATGCAATATAATCAAGATGGACATAACAAATGAACAATGGAACCGGATAGAGCCT harbors:
- a CDS encoding FAD-dependent oxidoreductase — encoded protein: MPGQQKSTREKDVRNLAKNMLSRIALLEAQIIGYGASGRNGGFNMTPFGLTMGIARLRFGRSAAREAHLYMERAVDTTRELIGSRELDCDYYHPGFLRVATSPSYKKRMRFSL
- a CDS encoding IS3 family transposase (programmed frameshift); translated protein: MSKKRKQYSSQFKAKVALEAVQNESTVAEIAQKYGVHPTMVNNWKRALLDGASNIFDKGQKSQQQNDAKVDELYRQIGQLKVERDFLFQEVRSMTRKERMEMIKSNSRQISVRRQCELLDVNRSSAYYRPEPVKAEDLKLMELIDKQYLQTPTFGSRSMRDHLQRKGHDINRKRVQRLMRTMGLEAIYPRPKTSKPHPKHKIYPYLLKGMNIDRPDKVWAADITYVPMKRSYMYLVVIMDWYSRRVLSWRLSNTLDTSFCVAALEEAIIRYGCPDIFNTDQGSQFTARKFLEVLESNNVQISMDGRGRAFDNIFVERLWWTVKYHYIYLREFETGNELKQGLGNWFAFYNQERSHQSLNRKTPDEVYFKEQIKQKAA
- a CDS encoding helix-turn-helix domain-containing protein, whose product is MARTPSPKRPCRICKRGFLPNAPVKDRQKTCDHPSCQRDGFAFILHRFLTDGFLTALGHNELLLYFFLVLVSDRNGLSFYSYDRICTMLELRIDQYVKAKDSLIEKDLIAFDGTLFQVLS